ATTGCGGTGGCGGGTGCGTATTTGGCTATTATCCGACTCTAATAAGGCCAGCGAGAAAATACGACCCATGCGGCTAAAAGGATAGGTGGATTGCAGTGTGGCGGCATCCACTTGGCACTCTAACCAGCCAGCTTCTATTAATTGCTTGAGTACCCAGTTGGCTTGCTCGCGGTGGTTTTTAAAGCGCTGTTCTTGTTCGTGTGCTTGTTCTTTATATAGCTCTGGCTGCTGGCTTTGCTCTGGCGGCTCAACTTCAAATACCAAGTCCTGCGAGCGGGCCAGCGCTTCTTCTAAAATCTCTATCAACTGGCTGCGGTTTAGCGACTGGCCATAATCTGCGCTAGAGCTGTATTGACGTTGATACAAAAGCACCAGGCACTGCACGATCTGCTCGCGGTATTTGCTAGACAGGGGCTTAAAAAATTGTAGGCGTTCATCGTTAAAAAACATGATGAGTCTTAGGTGCTGGGTGAGTGCGGCGCTGGCTTACTGCGTGTATTTTTGTGGGCTGATTGTAACGTAAGGCCATGGGGGAGAGTAGGGCTTAATGGCATTTGTGTGCGCTAGATGGGCTTGAAAATACGACAGATAGTATTGGTTGTTTTTTGCACTGCATCTAGTTTGGAATGGTCGCTAGATATTCTGCTTAATGCGGTTAAAATAGCCTCAACTACACCCGCAAGGATTCGACATGCCCCGCTTTATTATTAGCCTATTACTGTGCTCACTAGTCAGCGCCTGCGCCACTTCGCCCACGGGCCGCAAGCAATTAATGATGGTGGATAGCGATCAAATAGCCCCGGCTGCGGCTAAGTCCTTTACTGAGATGAAACAGCAGGAGCGGTTGGAGAAGGATAAGGCGGTGAACCGCTATGTGCACTGCGTGATAGACCCGCTAATTGTCGAGGCCACTGCCGACTATGAGTTTTTGCCCCCTAACTGGGATATAGCGGTATTTAACAGCGATAGCGTGAATGCCTTTGCCATGCCCGGTGGCAAGGTGGGGGTTTATACCGCGCTGCTGCAATTAGCCGAAACGCCCGATCAACTAGCGGCGGTGATGGGTCATGAAATAGGCCATGTGATTGCCAGACACTCAGCCGAGCGCATGTCTACCGCACAGCTTACCGTAATAGGTATGACGTTAGCAGGCATAGCCACCGCTAATAACGAGCAGCAGTCCATTATTATGGCGGCTCTGGGTATGGGTGCCTATGTGGGCGTGCAGCTGCCCTTTAGCCGCACCCATGAAACAGAGGCCGACGATATAGGCCAGCGCCTAATGGCTAAAGCCGGCTTCGACCCCGCCCACGCGGTACGTCTGTGGCAGCTGATGGCAGGTAACGGTAAGACGCCACCAGAGTTACTGTCCACCCACCCCGACCCTAATAATCGCGCTGAGCGCCTGCGCGAAAACCTCGGCAAAATGCGGCCTTTATATTTACAGGCCAAAGCTGCGGGCAAAAACCCTCAGTGCAATAAGCCTGTTATCCCTAAAACTGTTAAGCCTGCTGAGAAGGCGGGGTAGTGGGGGCTGGTACGGCTTGCTGGATTTGTGTTGATATGGGCCTGCTCATGCCGGCCTGCGAGCCGGAATCCAAAGCAACAAAGCTAGCAACACTCGAGTATTAAATTCACCCTTTTTTAACCGGGGCTAATACTTTCAATTTAAAGCATGGCCGACAGCAAGGTGGCGGTGCCGAGAAAGGAAATAAACCCTGCCACATCGGTCACGGTGGTTAAAATAATGGACGAGGCGGTGGCTGGGTCTTGCCCTATTCGCACTAAAATCATCGGTACTAAGGCGCCCGCC
This is a stretch of genomic DNA from Dasania marina DSM 21967. It encodes these proteins:
- a CDS encoding M48 family metallopeptidase → MPRFIISLLLCSLVSACATSPTGRKQLMMVDSDQIAPAAAKSFTEMKQQERLEKDKAVNRYVHCVIDPLIVEATADYEFLPPNWDIAVFNSDSVNAFAMPGGKVGVYTALLQLAETPDQLAAVMGHEIGHVIARHSAERMSTAQLTVIGMTLAGIATANNEQQSIIMAALGMGAYVGVQLPFSRTHETEADDIGQRLMAKAGFDPAHAVRLWQLMAGNGKTPPELLSTHPDPNNRAERLRENLGKMRPLYLQAKAAGKNPQCNKPVIPKTVKPAEKAG